Below is a window of Camelina sativa cultivar DH55 chromosome 11, Cs, whole genome shotgun sequence DNA.
CGCATCTTCGATCGGCGCGATTCCTTCGTCTCCGTTGAGTTTCCGTTTCCCATGGTTCTCGGTCTCTCTAGCTCTCAAGCGCCTCGTAAATCAACGGATCGGAGATGGAGGAAGACGAAGTCAGTGAGCGGCAGTGACCGGGGTCCTTTTATTTTTGCTAAGAAGAATATCTCACCGGAGAAGGTGGAGATGAATTATCTCACACTGAATACTTTAGAAACTTCTTacttttccaaaatttttttccctttttttattaattttattcgtcggtctttttttttttttttttttttttNTGGGCAAACATTCGTCTGTCACCTTTAATTGgttttatttccaattttgttTAATCCAAAGCAAAGTAGACTAAGCCAACGATTAatgaaacaattttaaaaataaaataaaaagcggACGTTGTtccgaaaaaaagaaaaaaaaaattaaaaatattttatcacaTATAAATGATAATgcttcacattaaaaaaaaaaatgatactagAAAACTTCAACTTGGTGAAatagttaaatattaaatttgactTCGTCTTAATTTGTGGTGGCGATGGCTGCTTTGTTGAAAAGGGGATTGTCATTTTGTAGGGACATGAACTCTGGAGATTCCTGAGTCCCCAAATCCCATTCAATGATCAAAGTTGTCCTTTTGTTGATCTATTATGCTTTTAGAGAATGTCGCAGTGAAAACGTTTTTGATGATAAAGACATTGGTCAATAATAGCTAAATCCCAAATACATGTgatgattttggatttcattgcttttttattttatttatagtcgcatgtaaaagttataaatcaagatgattgatataaatatataatcacattgaatgagaatatatatatgctcaatATTTTccgcaacaaaaaaaaaaaaaaggagtgaagagtttttaaagaaataaagtatAGTGTACTTAaggttgttgctgctgctgaagaCTGATGAGTTTAAAATATGGACCAGTCTTGTTCAGAACGAGTTTACGGTGGCTGCCTTGCTCTACGATCTTACCTCCATGTAATACACTTATTGTGTCAGCGTTCTTGATTGTTGATAGCCGGTGAGCAACCACCACCGTTGTCCGATTAGTCATTAACCGATCCAATGCTTGTTGTACCTAGTAAAATTCATACGTTGTAAACTCATAAACTCCATGTCGAATAAAAACTATAGAAAAGTCTAGTGGTAAAGAAACTTACCACACGTTCAGATTCAACGTCCAAAGCGCTTGTGGCTTCGTCAAGTAATAGAATCGCTGGATTCTTAAGGATGGCTCTAGCGATAGCAATCCTTTGTCGCTGACCGCCTGACATCTGAACACCACGTTCACCTACTTTGGTAGAGTAACCTTCCGGAAGAGAGGTGATGAAGCTGTGAGCGTTTGCGAGCATAGCTGATTCGATGACTTCAGATTGAGATGCTCCTTCGTTTCCATACAAAATGTTCTCGTAGATTGTTGTGGCGAAAAGTGCAGGTTCTTGTTGAACCAGACCAATATGTTTCCTCAGTGCTTTCAAATCTAGTTTCCTGATGTCTTTTCCTGTAATTgggataagaaaaaaaaacagcttaTTCAGCTTAACAAAGACTTTCTTTGAAACCTTGGTGTTCAGAGATATCTTGAGACCCAAGAAATTTTGTGTTCAGAGTTCTAAGTCAAATGCACTCACCCTCTATCATGACTTTTCCGGCAGTAGGATCATAGAACCGGAGAATGAGTGAAATGACAGAACTTTTACCCGATCCACTCTGTCCGACTAGCGCCATGCTCTTTCCAGAACGAACTATCAGATCAAAGTCCCGGAAAATTACAACATCCGGTCTTGAAGGGTAGCTAAAGTGGACGCCTTTGAGCTCAATCGTGCCTTCCACATTAGTCAGCTCCTCGCTGGTTTCTCCAACGATCTGAGTTTTCCGGTCCAAGATCTCGAACACAGACGCAACCATCTGGTTTCCTTTCAGAAGATCCGGAGCTAGAGCCAATGTCTCACCCATAGCTAACGCCGTCACAATCAAAACCATGAATGTTTTCATCACTGATTTGAATCCCGCTAATCCTTTGTCCATCAAAGTTGATCCGTACCTATAAAATCAAAACTGACTGTTTCAGTCTTTACAATtagattctatttttaaatttgtgcgcatagagagagagacataccAGAGGGCGAGGCCATATGAAGAGAAAATGAAGAACTGAGAGATACCATAGAAAAGTCCAGCAATTTGTCCACGCCTGAAAGAACTTTTGGAAGGTTCTATAAGCTCTCTTGAGTAAAGTTCTAGAATCTTTTCCTCAGCACAAAAGGCGGCGACCGTGCGGATGTTGCTAACAGATTCTCCTGCCAACATGTTGGCCTTTAGGTATGCTTTGCTCAAGTCTCCTCCATATCCTTGCATGAAAAGTTTCTACAAATATAACAGAAAACATAAACACCAACGcaaacattcattcaaaaactGGCAAAACGGTGCGTACGTTACCTCACTGATATGGCCGCTTATAACCAATGGGAATGTGGCCAAGACGACAAGAGTGAGACGCCAGTTAAGTATGAAGGCGATGATGAAAGAGGTCACAACAAGACCTAAGTTCTGGAGTAGAATCGTCGACCTATCGACCACTATGGTTTTAAGCAAAGTCGCATCACTCTCAAGCCGCGATGCCAACATTGAGCTTGTGTTGTCCACCTCATCGAACCACCCAATTTCGTTCTTCAAGATCgctacaaaaccaaaaacagaacaacacatcacataacaaaaaaatgagatatatgttaaatttattcATTTGATATAAAACTAGCATTGAGACGAACCTCTAAACATATTTTCGCGGACACGAAGAGTGAGACGCTCTCCCATAGTACCGAAGCAGACATGCTCAATGGTGTAGACTATTAGGGTGATGACGGAGGCGCAACAGAAGAGGATAGCTATCTTCTTGATCTCTTTTTGAGTCTCATCCCAACTATTGTAGTAGGAAACTAAGGCTTGCGAGACTCCAAGTGCGAAAAGGGGCATCTGAGATCCAGCTATAAATGCACATATCGTGCCACAGACACCGTACATCCAGTCCGGACGGATCATAGCGTATAGACGTCCCGGTTTTACTTTCACCCTTTTGGATGGATCGGCCCCATCTGGTCGAGTTATGGATTCCCTCTCCGAACAAAAGCTCGACCTTGTTCTTGATAGTTCCCTAGAGTAATTTATACTGCAAATGAAGAACGAAAAAACGTTATGAGAATTAAGGATTTCGTTTAATTTGGGTTTTGTATTTTCTACGGAAAATGATCAGAGACAGAGTATGGTGTTACACGATAGTACCTATGTGGCCTGCTTAACGTGCGATTCAAGGAAGGGTTACGCTGCAATGAGGCAGCCTCttggagacgaagaagagaagagtaggCTCCGTCCGGATTAGATATAAGATTCTCGTGGTTTCCAAACTCCACGATTTTCCCTTCGTGAACAACTGCTATGATGTCAGCGTTTCTTACGGTTGAGAGTCTGTGAGCGACCACCACCGTTGTTCTCCCAACCATCACTCGATCCAATGCTTCTTGCACGCTCTTTTCTGACTCTGCATCTAAAGCACTTGTTGCCTCGTCCAGTAAGAGTATAGACGGATTCTTCACGATTGCTCTTGATATAGCAATCCTTTGTTTCTGTCCACCGGATAGTTGAATCCCTCTCTCGCCGACCTATGagtgaaaaaaaacagagttttacgGTTTGTAGTTGTTTCTTGTACCCTAAGGTAAAAATCTCATCTAGGGTCTATAGTTGTTTCTTGCATTCTAAGGTATCCAACTGACTGACCTGAGTATTAAATCCTTCAGGGAGATTGC
It encodes the following:
- the LOC104727743 gene encoding ABC transporter B family member 2-like — protein: MTNCLDYRYIWLQVGNFLHYISRFIAGFAIGFTSVWQISLVTLSIVPLIALAGGIYAFVAIGLIARVRKSYIKAGEIAEEVIGNVRTVQAFTGEERAVRLYREALENTYKYGRKAGLTKGLGLGSLHCVLFLSWALLVWFTSIVVHKDIANGGKSFTTMLNVVIAGLSLGQAAPDISAFVRAKAAAYPIFKMIERNTVAKASARSSRKLGKIDGHIQFNDVNFSYPSRPDVVIFDKLNLAIPAGKIVALVGGSGSGKSTVISLIERFYEPISGAVLLDGNNINELDIKWLRGQIGLVNQEPALFATTITENIMYGKNDATAEDIARAAKLSEAISFISNLPEGFNTQVGERGIQLSGGQKQRIAISRAIVKNPSILLLDEATSALDAESEKSVQEALDRVMVGRTTVVVAHRLSTVRNADIIAVVHEGKIVEFGNHENLISNPDGAYSSLLRLQEAASLQRNPSLNRTLSRPHSINYSRELSRTRSSFCSERESITRPDGADPSKRVKVKPGRLYAMIRPDWMYGVCGTICAFIAGSQMPLFALGVSQALVSYYNSWDETQKEIKKIAILFCCASVITLIVYTIEHVCFGTMGERLTLRVRENMFRAILKNEIGWFDEVDNTSSMLASRLESDATLLKTIVVDRSTILLQNLGLVVTSFIIAFILNWRLTLVVLATFPLVISGHISEKLFMQGYGGDLSKAYLKANMLAGESVSNIRTVAAFCAEEKILELYSRELIEPSKSSFRRGQIAGLFYGISQFFIFSSYGLALWYGSTLMDKGLAGFKSVMKTFMVLIVTALAMGETLALAPDLLKGNQMVASVFEILDRKTQIVGETSEELTNVEGTIELKGVHFSYPSRPDVVIFRDFDLIVRSGKSMALVGQSGSGKSSVISLILRFYDPTAGKVMIEGKDIRKLDLKALRKHIGLVQQEPALFATTIYENILYGNEGASQSEVIESAMLANAHSFITSLPEGYSTKVGERGVQMSGGQRQRIAIARAILKNPAILLLDEATSALDVESERVVQQALDRLMTNRTTVVVAHRLSTIKNADTISVLHGGKIVEQGSHRKLVLNKTGPYFKLISLQQQQQP